The following is a genomic window from Actinomadura sp. WMMB 499.
AGAACGTCGTGGAGGAGCAGGTGCCGCACTCGACGGCACTGCACGCCCGGTTCACCGACGGCGGCACCTACCTCGCCGGGCCCCTGGCCCGCTACTCCCTCAACCGCGAGCGGCTGTCGCCCCTCGCCCGGCAGGCCGCTGACCTGGCCGGGCTCGGCCCCGTCTGCCGAAACCCGTTCCGCGCCATCCTGGTCCGGTCCGTCGAGATCGTCTACGCCGTGGACGAGGCGCTGCGGATCATCGACGGCTACGAGCCGCCGCCCCGCCCGGCCGTGCCCGTCCCGCCCCGCGAAGGGACGGGGTGCGGCGTCACCGAGGCCCCGCGAGGCGTCCTGTACCACCGCTACGCCATCGGCCCGGACGGCCTGATCGCCGCAGCCAGAATCGTCCCGCCGACCTCGCAGAACCAGGCCGCCATCGAGCACGACCTCGGCCGCTTCGTCGCGTCCCGCCTGCACCTGGACGACCACGCCCTGACGCACCAGTGCGAGCAGGCGATCCGCAACTACGACCCCTGCATCTCCTGCTCGACCCACTTCCTCGACCTCACCGTGGAACGGTCGTGACCATCGTCCTCGGCGTGGGCAACGACTTCCGCCGCGACGACGGCGCCGGCCCCGCTGTCGTCGCGGCGCTGCGGGGTCGGGTCGCGGCGACGCTCGCGGTGAGCGACGGCGAACCCGCCCGGCTCATCGACCTGTGGGCGGGGGCCGACCTCGCGATCGTCGTGGACGCGGTGCGCTGCGACCCGCCCGACCCCGGCCGCGTCCACGAGCTCGGCGCGGAGTTCGGCGGCGGGGCCGCGGGCCCCGCCACCCGGCCGGTCACCGACCACGGCCTCGGGCTCGGGGACGCCGTCGCACTGGGGCTCGCCGTCGACCGGATGCCCGCCCGCCTGCGGGTGCTGGCGATCGAGGGCGTCGACTTCGGGTTCGGCCGCGGCCTCACCCCCCGCGTCGCCGCCGCGGTCGGCGGCGTCGCCGACCGTCTCGTGGCCGCACTGGCCCGCACGAGCAGCACACACTAGGAGGAACGTATGCACACCGCGCCCGCATCACCCGCACCCGGCGCGCCGCGGCCGCGTCCCGGGGGCCGACGGTCATGACCGCTCTGGAACTCACCGATCTCGGTCCGCTCTTCGACGCGCTCGGGCGGGCGGGCTACACGGTCATCGGACCGACCGTGCGTGACGACGCGATCGTCCTCGACCAGCTGGCGTCCGCCGGCGAACTGCCGCACGGATGGGGGGTCGCGCTCGCCCCCGGCGGCTACCGGGTCCGCCGACGCGACGACGGCGCCGCGTTCGCCCACGCGGCCGGGCCGCAATCCTGGAAACCCTTCCTCCACCGGTCCCGAGTCAAGCTCTGGGAGGCGGACCGGACCGACGGCTTCACCGTGCGGGAACCCGAACCCGAGCGGCCCCGCCTGGCGTTCTTCGGGGTGCGGCCGTGCGATCTGCGTGCCATCGCGATCCAGGACCGGGTCCTCATGGGCGGCGAACACGTCGACCCGTCCTACGCCGGCCGGCGCCGGGACAACTTCATCGTCGCCGTCAACTGCACCGAACCCGGCGAGACCTGCTTCTGCACCTCCATGGGCACCGGACCGGAGGCGGGCCCCGGCTACGACCTCGCACTCACCGAGCTGATCGACGGCAACGGTCCCCGATACGTCGTGGACGTCGGAACCGGGATCGGCGGCGCCGTCATGGACGATCTCCGTCCGTCGTCCGCGGCGCCGGAGGACGTGGAGCGTGCCCGCACCGAGGTCACCGCGGCGGCCGACCGGATGGGCCGGGAGATGCCCCCGCCACCGGACCTGCACGACCTCATGGCCGCCAGCCTGGACGCCGAGCGCTGGGACGACGTCGCCGAACGCTGCCTGAGCTGCGGCAACTGCACGATGGTGTGCCCGACCTGCTTCTGCACCCGGGTCACCGACACCACCGACCTCACCGGTGACCACGCCGAGCGCTGGCAGCTGTGGGACTCCTGCTTCGACCTCGACTTCTCGCACCTGCACGGCGGGGACGTGCGCGCCTCCCCCCGAAGCCGGTACCGGCAGTGGCTGACCCACAAGGTCGGCACCTGGCACGACCAGTTCGGTTCCTCCGGCTGCGTGGGCTGCGGCCGCTGCATCGTCTGGTGCCCGGTCGGCATCGACATCACCGAGGAAGTCTCGGCCCTGCGGGAGGAAGCCGCCGAGCGCGGGGGCGTCCCAGGGCACCCGTGATCGGAAACCGGCCCCGGCCCGCCTCCAAGAACCCACCGACGGCACGGCCGACACCTCTTCGCGCCCCCCGCGAGTCGGAAGGCGGAGTTTGGGTGGTCACGACGTCCACGTGGACATCCCTCAGGCTTCCTCGGGATGGTCCCGGACGCTCTGTCGGCGGGCACCCGACCGGGGGACGACCGCGACCGGGCAGTGCGCGTGGTGGACGGCTCCGTGGCCGACCGAGCCCAGCCGCGGAGCGGTCCAGTCGCGCTCGTGGACGCCCGTCACCAGCAGGCGAGCACCGCGCGAGGCGCTGATCAGCGCGGAAACCGGGTGGTCGTCGACGACCTCTTCCACCACGTCGATCCGCGGGGAGGTCGGTCGCGACCGATCGACCACAGCCGCGACCCTCTTGCGCACGTCCGCCTCGATCGCCCCTTTCTCGGGCGCGAAGCCCTCGTACGGCGGGCACGGTGACCACGCGTGGACGACCCGCAGCCCGGTCCGGTGGAGGACCGCGGCATCGAAGGCGTAGCGCAGGGTGGTCTCCTCGTCCTTCGCCGGGTCGAGGCCGACCACCACGTCTCCGCGTTCGGCGGTGTCGCCCCGCACGATGATCAGCGGAACCGGGGTTCGCGCCGCCATCCGCAGGCCGGTGGACCCGAGAAGCAGGCCGGTGAAGCCCCCGTAGCCCCGGTTGCCCAGAACCAGCTCGAAGGCGTGCTCGGCCTCCTGGCGCAGGGCATCGGACGTGCGCTCGGCCACCAGCCTCGTCGTCGTCTGCAGGTCCGGGTGCCGCCGGTGCACGCGCTCCGCCGCCACGTCGAGGACCCGATGACCGATGATCGCCATGCGCTCCACGGCTTCGGGCGGCGCGAACATCGGCACGCGCCGGGGCCACGGGTCCACGACGTGGACGAGTTTCAGGGGCCGACGGCGCCGGGCGGCCTCACCGGCCGCCCAGTCGAGCGCCCTGTTCGCGCACTCCGACCCGTCGATACCGGCCGCGACCGGTTCGCACATGTCCACTCCTCGCTGGTGCGTCGACGCCCCCGGATCCCGGTCGAGATCCGAACTTCCGCGGTTCGGTGAGCGGCGGGGCATCGGCTTGGGCCCGGCCGTACTGGGCAGACAGGGGGAACGGCAGCAGAACGAGAGGGGGCATGCTGTGAGCGGCAAGGATTCCGCCGTGATCGTGACCGGTGTCGACGCATCGCCGGCGAGCCTGGACGCGCTGCGCTGGGCTTCCCGGCAGGCCGAGCTGACCGGTGCGGAGCTGCGCGCGGTCTCGGCCTGGCGCCTGCCCTCCTTCGGTTACCCCGTCGAGTACGTCGACGAGAACATCGAAGGCGCGGTCGGTGAGGAGCTCGAACGCGCGGTGCGGGAGGCACTCGGCAGGGAGCCGCGCGTCCCGGTGACCAAGGTCGTGGTCCAGGGACATCCGGCGCCCGTGCTGGTCGAGCAGTCCGAAGGGGCCGAGTTGCTGGTGGTCGGCTCGCACGGCCGGGGCGCCTTCGCGGGGATGCTGCTGGGGTCGGTCAGTGCCCACTGCGTTCATCACGCCCGGTGCCCGGTCGTGGTGGTCCGCCACCCGGCCGCCGGTCCCGCCGCATAAGGTGCCCTGCCCGTCGACGCCAGGTCGATGCAACCTGCCATGCGCTTCCTACACCTTCCCTCGGCCAGGAATCGTCGTTGATCTCGCCCGTCTGGCACGCAGCGGCACCGAGTCGGGGCGGACGTACCCTGAACACGGTGCGCGATGACTCTCGGCCGCGAACTTTCTGCTGTCTTTAGGCTGCTTTCTGCAGTCTTCAAGCTGGGTGCGTGACGTCCATCCGCACGCACGACGGCGAGGTACGGGAGGTGCCTGTCATACCGGGGAGATGAGTTGATCGATGTCCTCTCTCGCCGCAACGCGCAGGCGTCCCGCCAGGTCGGCCAGGGCGCGGCTCGCGGCCAACTCGTCACCGATCTCCGGAACTTCGGGATCGGCGGGGTTGCGGCGCGCCCGCCCCTCTCCCACCGTTCTGTGCCCGGCGCCGGTGAACAGGATCGCGCGCGCCACGGTGTCCGCGCCGTCCTCGTTGATGTAGATCCCCACG
Proteins encoded in this region:
- a CDS encoding universal stress protein; this encodes MIVTGVDASPASLDALRWASRQAELTGAELRAVSAWRLPSFGYPVEYVDENIEGAVGEELERAVREALGREPRVPVTKVVVQGHPAPVLVEQSEGAELLVVGSHGRGAFAGMLLGSVSAHCVHHARCPVVVVRHPAAGPAA
- a CDS encoding universal stress protein, with the translated sequence MCEPVAAGIDGSECANRALDWAAGEAARRRRPLKLVHVVDPWPRRVPMFAPPEAVERMAIIGHRVLDVAAERVHRRHPDLQTTTRLVAERTSDALRQEAEHAFELVLGNRGYGGFTGLLLGSTGLRMAARTPVPLIIVRGDTAERGDVVVGLDPAKDEETTLRYAFDAAVLHRTGLRVVHAWSPCPPYEGFAPEKGAIEADVRKRVAAVVDRSRPTSPRIDVVEEVVDDHPVSALISASRGARLLVTGVHERDWTAPRLGSVGHGAVHHAHCPVAVVPRSGARRQSVRDHPEEA
- a CDS encoding hydrogenase maturation protease; translation: MTIVLGVGNDFRRDDGAGPAVVAALRGRVAATLAVSDGEPARLIDLWAGADLAIVVDAVRCDPPDPGRVHELGAEFGGGAAGPATRPVTDHGLGLGDAVALGLAVDRMPARLRVLAIEGVDFGFGRGLTPRVAAAVGGVADRLVAALARTSSTH
- a CDS encoding DUF1876 domain-containing protein yields the protein MEAKRWDVGIYINEDGADTVARAILFTGAGHRTVGEGRARRNPADPEVPEIGDELAASRALADLAGRLRVAAREDIDQLISPV
- a CDS encoding 4Fe-4S dicluster domain-containing protein, which codes for MTALELTDLGPLFDALGRAGYTVIGPTVRDDAIVLDQLASAGELPHGWGVALAPGGYRVRRRDDGAAFAHAAGPQSWKPFLHRSRVKLWEADRTDGFTVREPEPERPRLAFFGVRPCDLRAIAIQDRVLMGGEHVDPSYAGRRRDNFIVAVNCTEPGETCFCTSMGTGPEAGPGYDLALTELIDGNGPRYVVDVGTGIGGAVMDDLRPSSAAPEDVERARTEVTAAADRMGREMPPPPDLHDLMAASLDAERWDDVAERCLSCGNCTMVCPTCFCTRVTDTTDLTGDHAERWQLWDSCFDLDFSHLHGGDVRASPRSRYRQWLTHKVGTWHDQFGSSGCVGCGRCIVWCPVGIDITEEVSALREEAAERGGVPGHP